A stretch of Triticum aestivum cultivar Chinese Spring chromosome 1D, IWGSC CS RefSeq v2.1, whole genome shotgun sequence DNA encodes these proteins:
- the LOC123169403 gene encoding uncharacterized protein, whose protein sequence is MASQQPPPSPPLSVPTTIGALTDDLLREVFLRLPDLPSLVCAAFTCRPFLHAVRSSPPFRRRFRALHAPPLLALFREPDMSAIVPAASRSSDPAIAGAFADLLRDDDASEWRTYSQIPYSDGFVQFVNRSTELVVSYNPHMPSLAIFPKKPHDEPYLEFHTLPPDQEHQSPSRVVCVRHDCSWACARVAVFSSHAMKWQIFPESRKPLLQGDMHTICTVVDRFVCWLDPGEDCILALNTATFQFCRMDLPASLRGSYSRFKIGQIKDGRLCMVNVQECTLSVWLWTPDNLGVGRFVLHKMFPLHTIVKEITKRPVEDNVDVGDLMEVISGFVYLSVVYSRDRQSSEWFLSFCLETAEVNLLFKETRRSYCPVDPYIMVWPPSLIHNKEGSETEVTGDSAGADGPVHTKEASPVLFTALQSFKEALIDGDGTKIAEMEAFLLDAELGSLLNRITTLDVALAAGRDRVLRIGARPDICREEMGREGWWQMFKEVLWRASSRLFAS, encoded by the exons ATGGCCTCGCAGCagccaccaccctcgccgccgctaTCCGTTCCGACCACCATTGGCGCTCTCACGGACGACCTCCTCCGCGAGGTCTTTCTCCGCCTCCCGGACCTCCCGAGCCTTGTCTGCGCGGCCTTCACCTGCCGCCCCTTCCTCCACGCCGTCCGCTCCTCTCCGCCCTTCCGCCGCCGCTTCCGCGCTCTCCACGCACCGCCCCTGCTCGCCCTCTTTCGCGAACCCGACATGAGCGCTATCGTCCCTGCCGCAAGCCGTAGCTCCGACCCGGCCATCGCCGGCGCCTTCGCTGATTTACTCCGAGACGACGACGCATCCGAGTGGAGGACATATTCTCAGATCCCCTACTCCGACGGGTTCGTCCAATTCGTCAACCGGAGCACCGAGCTGGTTGTCTCCTACAACCCCCACATGCCGTCTCTGGCCATCTTCCCCAAGAAGCCTCACGACGAACCCTACCTTGAGTTCCACACGCTCCCTCCCGACCAAGAGCACCAGAGCCCATCCCGTGTGGTCTGTGTCCGTCACGATTGCTCATGGGCGTGCGCGCGCGTGGCCGTCTTCTCATCTCACGCCATGAAGTGGCAGATCTTCCCGGAGTCTCGGAAACCACTGCTTCAAGGCGACATGCACACGATTTGTACGGTTGTCGATCGGTTCGTCTGTTGGTTAGATCCGGGGGAAGACTGCATTCTGGCGCTCAACACTGCCACCTTTCAGTTCTGTCGAATGGATCTGCCGGCCTCCTTGAGAGGGTCATACTCAAGATTTAAGATTGGTCAGATCAAGGATGGGAGGCTCTGTATGGTAAATGTACAGGAATGCACGCTTTCTGTTTGGCTTTGGACACCCGACAATCTCGGCGTCGGCAGATTCGTGTTGCACAAGATGTTTCCATTGCACACAATTGTCAAGGAGATCACTAAGCGTCCAGTCGAGGATAATGTTGATGTTGGAGATCTTATGGAGGTTATTAGTGGGTTTGTGTACCTATCTGTTGTCTACTCCAGGGACCGGCAATCTTCCGAGTGGTTCCTATCCTTCTGCCTGGAAACCGCAGAGGTGAACTTGCTCTTTAAGGAAACACGACGTTCTTACTGCCCTGTTGATCCATACATCATGGTCTGGCCTCCTTCTTTGATACACAACAAG GAGGGCTCAGAAACTGAAGTTACTGGAGACAGTGCTGGAGCTGATGGTCCGGTCCACACCAAAGAAGCTTCTCCTGTCCTCTTCACAGCATTGCAATCATTCAAAGAAGCTTTGATTGATGGCGACGGCACCAAAATCGCAGAGATGGAGGCCTTCTTACTTGATGCTGAGCTCGGCTCTCTTCTGAACAGAATCACTACTTTAGATGTAGCATTAGCAGCTGGGAGAGACCGTGTGTTGAGAATAGGTGCTCGCCCTGATATCTGTAGGGAAGAGATGGGGAGAGAGGGTTGGTGGCAAATGTTCAAGGAGGTGTTGTGGAGAGCTTCTTCCCGCCTCTTTGCCAGTTGA